One part of the Salvelinus fontinalis isolate EN_2023a chromosome 4, ASM2944872v1, whole genome shotgun sequence genome encodes these proteins:
- the LOC129854268 gene encoding ubiquitin carboxyl-terminal hydrolase 10-like isoform X2: MASQSNVNQYIFGEFSPDEINQFFVTPRCYVELPPFNDKVSCVSQSSGEDYQRIEFGVDEVMDLEPVGVKDPLFKVSSTLNPQAPEFILGCQPSQKVPQTATALSPAADVPDGAQYNSLDGPDSPDGPDGPDSEPSAMDSNQNCQDGDGGPGSLGQREKKKKKKRPPGYYNYLEGSGPNSGGMGVDGPPGKGLVNGHALSGPHLGSQDMVGKALSGGELSTSAPVATAAATDASAAVNQRTCDSPDESSLDFMSGAASLSDGKDVASSSSSSSSSQSSGVAEGGRTAEQQSENMAPGSPELLGSGGHSPCPTSPPPPSVAVASHPATIATATTEEGEETRDSGVANGLAKPHTGISADRHKEASEALEQPQQQSPAPSVETASSPDSEAQPAVAEQPKSPASPAAPAANPLKSWASLFHNSKPLPGSPQAYVEVKNVVEVVAPSLAAVEKHEKAGEVKESPVHVSEDPMAPKLAELIENVKLIHKPVSLQPRGLINKGNWCYINATLQALIACPPMYHLFKSIPPFNDTQRPCTSTPMMDNFVRLVNEFNNMPVPSKAKQQAAGEKIIKDIRPGAPFEPNYIYRLLTLIKSSLSEKGRQEDAEEYLGFTLNGLHEEMLALKKLISPQEEKAPTPNGPESQSGVDNAAADKEEGSEDEWEQVGPRNKTSITRQADFVRTPITDIFGGHIRSVVYQQNSKESATLQPFFTLQLDIQSEKIRTVQEALETLVARESVQGYTTKTKQEIEISRRVTLEELPPVLVLHLKRFVFEKTGGCQKLIKNIDYPVDLEISKDLLSSGVRSKIFKGQRTYRLFAVVYHHGNSATGGHYTTDVFHIGLNGWLRIDDQAVKVINQYQVVKQTAERTAYLLYYRRVDLL, translated from the exons ATGGCTTCTCAGAGTAACGTTAACCAG TACATCTTCGGGGAGTTCAGCCCTGATGAGATCAATCAGTTCTTCGTGACTCCACGATGTTATGTTGAG CTTCCCCCCTTCAATGACAAAGTCTCCTGCGTCAGTCAGTCTTCAG GCGAAGACTACCAGCGCATTGAGTTTGGTGTGGACGAGGTGATGGACTTGGAGCCAGTGGGAGTGAAGGATCCTCTCTTCAAGGTGTCCAGCACTCTGAACCCCCAGGCTCCAGAGTTCATCCTGGGATGCCAGCCGTCCCAGAAGGTCCCGCAGACGGCCACAGCCCTCTCTCCGGCAGCagacgtcccagacggagcacaATACAACTCACTGGACGGACCCGACAGCCCGGACGGACCTGATGGCCCAGACTCTGAGCCCTCCGCCATGGACAGCAACCAGAACTGCCAGGATGGGGACGGGGGCCCGGGCAGCCTGGGCCAgcgtgagaagaaaaaaaagaaaaagcgcCCGCCAGGATACTACAACTACTTGGAGGGCTCAGGTCCCAATAGCGGTGGCATGGGTGTGGACGGGCCTCCTGGAAAGGGGTTGGTGAATGGACACGCTCTTAGCGGCCCTCACCTCGGGTCGCAGGACATGGTTGGTAAGGCGTTGTCAGGGGGTGAACTTTCCACCTCAGCCCCTGTCGCTACAGCAGCAGCGACGGATGCGTCGGCTGCTGTGAATCAGAGGACTTGTGATAGCCCTGATGAATCGTCTTTGGACTTCATGAGTGGAGCCGCCTCTTTATCAGATGGTAAAGACGtggcctcctcctcttcttcttcctcctcctctcagagcaGTGGGGTGGCAGAGGGAGGCAGAACTGCAGAGCAGCAGTCTGAGAACATGGCTCCAGGGAGCCCTGAACTGCTGGGCAGCGGTGGGCACAGCCCCTgccccacctcccctcctcccccctcggTTGCTGTGGCCAGCCACCCTGCCACcattgctactgctactactgaagAAGGGGAGGAAACTAGGGACAGTGGGGTGGCTAATGGGCTGGCTAAACCACATACTGGCATCAGTGCAGACAGACACAAGGAGGCCTCTGAGGCATTGGAGCAGCCCCAGCAGCAGTCCCCAGCTCCCTCAGTGGAGACTGCTTCCTCCCCAGACTCTGAGGCCCAGCCGGCGGTGGCAGAGCAGCCTAAGTCGCCTGCCTCTCCGGCTGCGCCCGCTGCCAACCCCCTCAAATCCTGGGCTAGCCTCTTCCACAACTCCAAGCCTCTGCCTGGAAGCCCTCAGGCCTATGTGGAGGTGAAGAATGTGGTGGAGGTAGTGGCTCCCTCCCTGGCTGCCGTGGAGAAGCATGAGAAGGCTGGGGAGGTGAAGGAGAGCCCTGTCCATGTATCAGAGGATCCCATGGCCCCTAAACTTGCAG AACTAATTGAGAATGTGAAGTTGATACACAAACCAGTGTCTTTGCAACCAAGAGGACTGATCAACAAGGGAAACTGGTGCTATATCAACGCT ACATTGCAGGCCCTGATTGCTTGCCCCCCCATGTATCACCTGTTTAAGTCCATTCCCCCGTTCAATGACACCCAGAGACCCTGTACTTCCACACCCATGATGGACAACTT TGTAAGGCTTGTCAATGAGTTCAACAATATGCCTGTGCCATCTAAAGCCAAGCAGCAAG CTGCTGGTGAAAAGATAATAAAAGACATTCGACCAGGTGCTCCTTTTGAACCCAACTACATTTACAGACTCCTCACCCTCATCAAGTCGAGTCTCTCAGAGAAG GGTCGACAGGAGGATGCGGAGGAGTACCTGGGCTTCACCCTCAACGGACTGCATGAGGAGATGCTGGCTTTGAAAAAGCTAATCTCCCCTCAGGAAGAGA AAGCCCCCACACCCAACGGCCCAGAGTCCCAGTCAGGTGTGGATAATGCTGCTGCTGATAAGGAGGAGGGGAGCGAGGACGAATGGGAGCAAGTGGGCCCCCGAAACAAGACCTCCATTACCCGTCAAGCTGACTTTGTCCGCACCCCTATCACTGACATATTCGGAGGGCACATCCG TTCGGTGGTGTACCAGCAGAACTCTAAGGAGTCAGCCACCCTGCAGCCCTTCTTCACCCTGCAGCTGGACATCCAGTCAGAGAAGATCCGCACCGTTCAGGAGGCCCTGGAGACCCTGGTGGCACGGGAGTCAGTTCAGGGCTACACCACTAAAACCAAGCAGGAG ATTGAGATCAGCCGGAGAGTGACCCTAGAGGAGCTCCCTCCAGTGCTGGTGCTCCACCTCAAGAGATTTGTGTTtgagaagactggaggctgtcaGAAACTGATCAAGAACATTGATTACCCTGTAGACCTGGAGATCAGCAAAG ATCTCCTCTCTTCAGGGGTGCGGAGCAAAATATTCAAAGGCCAAAGAACCTACAGGCTCTTTGCAG TTGTCTATCACCATGGGAACAGCGCTACAGGCGGGCATTACACCACGGATGTCTTCCACATCGGTCTGAACGGCTGGCTGCGCATTGACGACCAGGCAGTGAAGGTCATCAACCAGTACCAGGTGGTGAAGCAGACTGCTGAGCGCACTGCCTACCTGCTGTACTACCGTCGCGTCGACCTGCTGTAG
- the LOC129854268 gene encoding ubiquitin carboxyl-terminal hydrolase 10-like isoform X1 — MASQSNVNQYIFGEFSPDEINQFFVTPRCYVELPPFNDKVSCVSQSSGSYCTPAVPYITESMRRQVCGEDYQRIEFGVDEVMDLEPVGVKDPLFKVSSTLNPQAPEFILGCQPSQKVPQTATALSPAADVPDGAQYNSLDGPDSPDGPDGPDSEPSAMDSNQNCQDGDGGPGSLGQREKKKKKKRPPGYYNYLEGSGPNSGGMGVDGPPGKGLVNGHALSGPHLGSQDMVGKALSGGELSTSAPVATAAATDASAAVNQRTCDSPDESSLDFMSGAASLSDGKDVASSSSSSSSSQSSGVAEGGRTAEQQSENMAPGSPELLGSGGHSPCPTSPPPPSVAVASHPATIATATTEEGEETRDSGVANGLAKPHTGISADRHKEASEALEQPQQQSPAPSVETASSPDSEAQPAVAEQPKSPASPAAPAANPLKSWASLFHNSKPLPGSPQAYVEVKNVVEVVAPSLAAVEKHEKAGEVKESPVHVSEDPMAPKLAELIENVKLIHKPVSLQPRGLINKGNWCYINATLQALIACPPMYHLFKSIPPFNDTQRPCTSTPMMDNFVRLVNEFNNMPVPSKAKQQAAGEKIIKDIRPGAPFEPNYIYRLLTLIKSSLSEKGRQEDAEEYLGFTLNGLHEEMLALKKLISPQEEKAPTPNGPESQSGVDNAAADKEEGSEDEWEQVGPRNKTSITRQADFVRTPITDIFGGHIRSVVYQQNSKESATLQPFFTLQLDIQSEKIRTVQEALETLVARESVQGYTTKTKQEIEISRRVTLEELPPVLVLHLKRFVFEKTGGCQKLIKNIDYPVDLEISKDLLSSGVRSKIFKGQRTYRLFAVVYHHGNSATGGHYTTDVFHIGLNGWLRIDDQAVKVINQYQVVKQTAERTAYLLYYRRVDLL; from the exons ATGGCTTCTCAGAGTAACGTTAACCAG TACATCTTCGGGGAGTTCAGCCCTGATGAGATCAATCAGTTCTTCGTGACTCCACGATGTTATGTTGAG CTTCCCCCCTTCAATGACAAAGTCTCCTGCGTCAGTCAGTCTTCAG GAAGTTACTGCACTCCTGCTGTGCCTTACATTACGGAGTCTATGAGACGGCAGGTTTGCG GCGAAGACTACCAGCGCATTGAGTTTGGTGTGGACGAGGTGATGGACTTGGAGCCAGTGGGAGTGAAGGATCCTCTCTTCAAGGTGTCCAGCACTCTGAACCCCCAGGCTCCAGAGTTCATCCTGGGATGCCAGCCGTCCCAGAAGGTCCCGCAGACGGCCACAGCCCTCTCTCCGGCAGCagacgtcccagacggagcacaATACAACTCACTGGACGGACCCGACAGCCCGGACGGACCTGATGGCCCAGACTCTGAGCCCTCCGCCATGGACAGCAACCAGAACTGCCAGGATGGGGACGGGGGCCCGGGCAGCCTGGGCCAgcgtgagaagaaaaaaaagaaaaagcgcCCGCCAGGATACTACAACTACTTGGAGGGCTCAGGTCCCAATAGCGGTGGCATGGGTGTGGACGGGCCTCCTGGAAAGGGGTTGGTGAATGGACACGCTCTTAGCGGCCCTCACCTCGGGTCGCAGGACATGGTTGGTAAGGCGTTGTCAGGGGGTGAACTTTCCACCTCAGCCCCTGTCGCTACAGCAGCAGCGACGGATGCGTCGGCTGCTGTGAATCAGAGGACTTGTGATAGCCCTGATGAATCGTCTTTGGACTTCATGAGTGGAGCCGCCTCTTTATCAGATGGTAAAGACGtggcctcctcctcttcttcttcctcctcctctcagagcaGTGGGGTGGCAGAGGGAGGCAGAACTGCAGAGCAGCAGTCTGAGAACATGGCTCCAGGGAGCCCTGAACTGCTGGGCAGCGGTGGGCACAGCCCCTgccccacctcccctcctcccccctcggTTGCTGTGGCCAGCCACCCTGCCACcattgctactgctactactgaagAAGGGGAGGAAACTAGGGACAGTGGGGTGGCTAATGGGCTGGCTAAACCACATACTGGCATCAGTGCAGACAGACACAAGGAGGCCTCTGAGGCATTGGAGCAGCCCCAGCAGCAGTCCCCAGCTCCCTCAGTGGAGACTGCTTCCTCCCCAGACTCTGAGGCCCAGCCGGCGGTGGCAGAGCAGCCTAAGTCGCCTGCCTCTCCGGCTGCGCCCGCTGCCAACCCCCTCAAATCCTGGGCTAGCCTCTTCCACAACTCCAAGCCTCTGCCTGGAAGCCCTCAGGCCTATGTGGAGGTGAAGAATGTGGTGGAGGTAGTGGCTCCCTCCCTGGCTGCCGTGGAGAAGCATGAGAAGGCTGGGGAGGTGAAGGAGAGCCCTGTCCATGTATCAGAGGATCCCATGGCCCCTAAACTTGCAG AACTAATTGAGAATGTGAAGTTGATACACAAACCAGTGTCTTTGCAACCAAGAGGACTGATCAACAAGGGAAACTGGTGCTATATCAACGCT ACATTGCAGGCCCTGATTGCTTGCCCCCCCATGTATCACCTGTTTAAGTCCATTCCCCCGTTCAATGACACCCAGAGACCCTGTACTTCCACACCCATGATGGACAACTT TGTAAGGCTTGTCAATGAGTTCAACAATATGCCTGTGCCATCTAAAGCCAAGCAGCAAG CTGCTGGTGAAAAGATAATAAAAGACATTCGACCAGGTGCTCCTTTTGAACCCAACTACATTTACAGACTCCTCACCCTCATCAAGTCGAGTCTCTCAGAGAAG GGTCGACAGGAGGATGCGGAGGAGTACCTGGGCTTCACCCTCAACGGACTGCATGAGGAGATGCTGGCTTTGAAAAAGCTAATCTCCCCTCAGGAAGAGA AAGCCCCCACACCCAACGGCCCAGAGTCCCAGTCAGGTGTGGATAATGCTGCTGCTGATAAGGAGGAGGGGAGCGAGGACGAATGGGAGCAAGTGGGCCCCCGAAACAAGACCTCCATTACCCGTCAAGCTGACTTTGTCCGCACCCCTATCACTGACATATTCGGAGGGCACATCCG TTCGGTGGTGTACCAGCAGAACTCTAAGGAGTCAGCCACCCTGCAGCCCTTCTTCACCCTGCAGCTGGACATCCAGTCAGAGAAGATCCGCACCGTTCAGGAGGCCCTGGAGACCCTGGTGGCACGGGAGTCAGTTCAGGGCTACACCACTAAAACCAAGCAGGAG ATTGAGATCAGCCGGAGAGTGACCCTAGAGGAGCTCCCTCCAGTGCTGGTGCTCCACCTCAAGAGATTTGTGTTtgagaagactggaggctgtcaGAAACTGATCAAGAACATTGATTACCCTGTAGACCTGGAGATCAGCAAAG ATCTCCTCTCTTCAGGGGTGCGGAGCAAAATATTCAAAGGCCAAAGAACCTACAGGCTCTTTGCAG TTGTCTATCACCATGGGAACAGCGCTACAGGCGGGCATTACACCACGGATGTCTTCCACATCGGTCTGAACGGCTGGCTGCGCATTGACGACCAGGCAGTGAAGGTCATCAACCAGTACCAGGTGGTGAAGCAGACTGCTGAGCGCACTGCCTACCTGCTGTACTACCGTCGCGTCGACCTGCTGTAG
- the LOC129854268 gene encoding ubiquitin carboxyl-terminal hydrolase 10-like isoform X3 — protein MRRQVCGEDYQRIEFGVDEVMDLEPVGVKDPLFKVSSTLNPQAPEFILGCQPSQKVPQTATALSPAADVPDGAQYNSLDGPDSPDGPDGPDSEPSAMDSNQNCQDGDGGPGSLGQREKKKKKKRPPGYYNYLEGSGPNSGGMGVDGPPGKGLVNGHALSGPHLGSQDMVGKALSGGELSTSAPVATAAATDASAAVNQRTCDSPDESSLDFMSGAASLSDGKDVASSSSSSSSSQSSGVAEGGRTAEQQSENMAPGSPELLGSGGHSPCPTSPPPPSVAVASHPATIATATTEEGEETRDSGVANGLAKPHTGISADRHKEASEALEQPQQQSPAPSVETASSPDSEAQPAVAEQPKSPASPAAPAANPLKSWASLFHNSKPLPGSPQAYVEVKNVVEVVAPSLAAVEKHEKAGEVKESPVHVSEDPMAPKLAELIENVKLIHKPVSLQPRGLINKGNWCYINATLQALIACPPMYHLFKSIPPFNDTQRPCTSTPMMDNFVRLVNEFNNMPVPSKAKQQAAGEKIIKDIRPGAPFEPNYIYRLLTLIKSSLSEKGRQEDAEEYLGFTLNGLHEEMLALKKLISPQEEKAPTPNGPESQSGVDNAAADKEEGSEDEWEQVGPRNKTSITRQADFVRTPITDIFGGHIRSVVYQQNSKESATLQPFFTLQLDIQSEKIRTVQEALETLVARESVQGYTTKTKQEIEISRRVTLEELPPVLVLHLKRFVFEKTGGCQKLIKNIDYPVDLEISKDLLSSGVRSKIFKGQRTYRLFAVVYHHGNSATGGHYTTDVFHIGLNGWLRIDDQAVKVINQYQVVKQTAERTAYLLYYRRVDLL, from the exons ATGAGACGGCAGGTTTGCG GCGAAGACTACCAGCGCATTGAGTTTGGTGTGGACGAGGTGATGGACTTGGAGCCAGTGGGAGTGAAGGATCCTCTCTTCAAGGTGTCCAGCACTCTGAACCCCCAGGCTCCAGAGTTCATCCTGGGATGCCAGCCGTCCCAGAAGGTCCCGCAGACGGCCACAGCCCTCTCTCCGGCAGCagacgtcccagacggagcacaATACAACTCACTGGACGGACCCGACAGCCCGGACGGACCTGATGGCCCAGACTCTGAGCCCTCCGCCATGGACAGCAACCAGAACTGCCAGGATGGGGACGGGGGCCCGGGCAGCCTGGGCCAgcgtgagaagaaaaaaaagaaaaagcgcCCGCCAGGATACTACAACTACTTGGAGGGCTCAGGTCCCAATAGCGGTGGCATGGGTGTGGACGGGCCTCCTGGAAAGGGGTTGGTGAATGGACACGCTCTTAGCGGCCCTCACCTCGGGTCGCAGGACATGGTTGGTAAGGCGTTGTCAGGGGGTGAACTTTCCACCTCAGCCCCTGTCGCTACAGCAGCAGCGACGGATGCGTCGGCTGCTGTGAATCAGAGGACTTGTGATAGCCCTGATGAATCGTCTTTGGACTTCATGAGTGGAGCCGCCTCTTTATCAGATGGTAAAGACGtggcctcctcctcttcttcttcctcctcctctcagagcaGTGGGGTGGCAGAGGGAGGCAGAACTGCAGAGCAGCAGTCTGAGAACATGGCTCCAGGGAGCCCTGAACTGCTGGGCAGCGGTGGGCACAGCCCCTgccccacctcccctcctcccccctcggTTGCTGTGGCCAGCCACCCTGCCACcattgctactgctactactgaagAAGGGGAGGAAACTAGGGACAGTGGGGTGGCTAATGGGCTGGCTAAACCACATACTGGCATCAGTGCAGACAGACACAAGGAGGCCTCTGAGGCATTGGAGCAGCCCCAGCAGCAGTCCCCAGCTCCCTCAGTGGAGACTGCTTCCTCCCCAGACTCTGAGGCCCAGCCGGCGGTGGCAGAGCAGCCTAAGTCGCCTGCCTCTCCGGCTGCGCCCGCTGCCAACCCCCTCAAATCCTGGGCTAGCCTCTTCCACAACTCCAAGCCTCTGCCTGGAAGCCCTCAGGCCTATGTGGAGGTGAAGAATGTGGTGGAGGTAGTGGCTCCCTCCCTGGCTGCCGTGGAGAAGCATGAGAAGGCTGGGGAGGTGAAGGAGAGCCCTGTCCATGTATCAGAGGATCCCATGGCCCCTAAACTTGCAG AACTAATTGAGAATGTGAAGTTGATACACAAACCAGTGTCTTTGCAACCAAGAGGACTGATCAACAAGGGAAACTGGTGCTATATCAACGCT ACATTGCAGGCCCTGATTGCTTGCCCCCCCATGTATCACCTGTTTAAGTCCATTCCCCCGTTCAATGACACCCAGAGACCCTGTACTTCCACACCCATGATGGACAACTT TGTAAGGCTTGTCAATGAGTTCAACAATATGCCTGTGCCATCTAAAGCCAAGCAGCAAG CTGCTGGTGAAAAGATAATAAAAGACATTCGACCAGGTGCTCCTTTTGAACCCAACTACATTTACAGACTCCTCACCCTCATCAAGTCGAGTCTCTCAGAGAAG GGTCGACAGGAGGATGCGGAGGAGTACCTGGGCTTCACCCTCAACGGACTGCATGAGGAGATGCTGGCTTTGAAAAAGCTAATCTCCCCTCAGGAAGAGA AAGCCCCCACACCCAACGGCCCAGAGTCCCAGTCAGGTGTGGATAATGCTGCTGCTGATAAGGAGGAGGGGAGCGAGGACGAATGGGAGCAAGTGGGCCCCCGAAACAAGACCTCCATTACCCGTCAAGCTGACTTTGTCCGCACCCCTATCACTGACATATTCGGAGGGCACATCCG TTCGGTGGTGTACCAGCAGAACTCTAAGGAGTCAGCCACCCTGCAGCCCTTCTTCACCCTGCAGCTGGACATCCAGTCAGAGAAGATCCGCACCGTTCAGGAGGCCCTGGAGACCCTGGTGGCACGGGAGTCAGTTCAGGGCTACACCACTAAAACCAAGCAGGAG ATTGAGATCAGCCGGAGAGTGACCCTAGAGGAGCTCCCTCCAGTGCTGGTGCTCCACCTCAAGAGATTTGTGTTtgagaagactggaggctgtcaGAAACTGATCAAGAACATTGATTACCCTGTAGACCTGGAGATCAGCAAAG ATCTCCTCTCTTCAGGGGTGCGGAGCAAAATATTCAAAGGCCAAAGAACCTACAGGCTCTTTGCAG TTGTCTATCACCATGGGAACAGCGCTACAGGCGGGCATTACACCACGGATGTCTTCCACATCGGTCTGAACGGCTGGCTGCGCATTGACGACCAGGCAGTGAAGGTCATCAACCAGTACCAGGTGGTGAAGCAGACTGCTGAGCGCACTGCCTACCTGCTGTACTACCGTCGCGTCGACCTGCTGTAG